The Flavobacterium marginilacus genome window below encodes:
- a CDS encoding transposase family protein, translated as MWRRAVDWLRQFYPYKYGRPSHDTLVEFYSRLNPKEFVKCLIAFTESLADHSVSHNQYAIMSMNT; from the coding sequence ATTTGGAGAAGAGCGGTTGATTGGCTTCGCCAATTTTATCCTTACAAATACGGCAGGCCTTCACATGACACTTTAGTTGAATTTTATAGCAGATTAAATCCCAAGGAATTTGTAAAATGCCTAATAGCTTTTACAGAATCACTTGCAGATCATTCAGTTTCACATAATCAATATGCAATAATGAGTATGAATACTTAA
- a CDS encoding alpha-L-fucosidase: protein MRTKILLVLLALLQFPLYAQYKNPMPAVPAPLPINSVSMEDLNAFTEVKLEIPIEKGPFEPTWESIEKNYPGEPSWLREAKFGIWVHFGPQAAGESGDWYARKLYNSDEIAYQNHVKRYGHPSESGYKEVLRDWNPIHLDPEKLTKIYQNAGARFLMIQGVHHDNYDLWNSQYQPWNSVNIGPKRDLIGEWAKACKANGMHYGVTFHHEYTWWWWQTAFGSDKDGSKKGIPYDGNLTLADGKGKWWEGYDPKMLYGIDLREYKGVADAAVSKWSPPPAGIFSNHLGYAKWFATNWALRMMDVVKNYDPDFVYTDGTVEGPFTGNGTGTGFKADAMQSVMADFYNRTLKRHGEVNTFSIVKFRKKTNGTVNTEEFGIPADIKKDQPWIAETPVGDWFYAPDFTYDSGMMIRYVIEAIARDGNAAICISLLPDGSMNEASQKMLKEVGNWMRLNGQGVYASHAWVIPAEGEMVNGKLKMLPGGALKSKHATFKFDAQDIRFTIGKNNKLYAFCMSVPAPNTQIKIKSLGTDAEHYGKKVRMVKLLGYDGNLKWKEAADGLLITCPKNMPFATAIVFEIE from the coding sequence ATGAGAACAAAAATTTTACTTGTACTTTTGGCTTTGCTTCAGTTTCCGCTTTATGCTCAGTATAAAAATCCTATGCCGGCCGTACCAGCTCCCTTACCTATAAATAGTGTGTCAATGGAAGACTTGAATGCATTTACGGAAGTAAAGTTGGAAATACCTATAGAAAAAGGACCTTTTGAGCCAACTTGGGAATCGATAGAAAAAAATTATCCTGGTGAACCCTCCTGGCTTCGTGAGGCTAAATTTGGTATATGGGTTCATTTTGGACCGCAAGCGGCTGGTGAAAGTGGAGACTGGTACGCACGAAAGCTATATAATTCAGACGAAATAGCTTATCAAAATCATGTTAAAAGATATGGACATCCTTCTGAGTCAGGTTACAAAGAGGTCTTGCGGGACTGGAATCCTATACATCTTGATCCAGAGAAGCTTACGAAAATTTATCAGAATGCAGGCGCACGTTTTTTAATGATCCAAGGAGTACATCATGATAATTATGATTTATGGAATTCGCAATACCAGCCATGGAATTCCGTAAATATTGGACCAAAAAGAGATTTAATAGGAGAATGGGCCAAAGCCTGCAAAGCAAACGGTATGCATTACGGAGTGACTTTTCATCACGAGTACACATGGTGGTGGTGGCAGACAGCTTTTGGAAGTGATAAGGATGGAAGCAAAAAAGGAATTCCTTATGACGGTAATCTTACTCTTGCAGATGGTAAAGGAAAATGGTGGGAGGGATACGATCCAAAAATGCTTTATGGTATTGATTTGCGCGAATATAAGGGTGTTGCTGATGCTGCTGTTTCCAAATGGTCTCCTCCTCCAGCAGGAATATTTAGTAATCATTTAGGATATGCCAAGTGGTTTGCTACTAATTGGGCTTTAAGAATGATGGATGTGGTAAAAAACTATGATCCTGATTTTGTTTATACGGATGGCACTGTAGAGGGGCCTTTTACAGGGAATGGAACAGGAACCGGCTTTAAAGCAGATGCCATGCAAAGTGTTATGGCTGACTTTTATAATCGTACTTTAAAACGCCATGGTGAGGTAAATACTTTTAGTATTGTTAAATTCCGCAAGAAAACAAATGGGACAGTAAATACTGAAGAGTTTGGTATTCCTGCAGATATAAAAAAAGATCAGCCTTGGATTGCAGAAACTCCAGTAGGAGACTGGTTTTACGCACCAGATTTTACGTATGATTCAGGTATGATGATTCGTTATGTAATTGAAGCTATAGCACGTGATGGAAATGCTGCAATATGTATATCTTTATTACCTGATGGTTCGATGAATGAAGCGAGTCAAAAGATGTTGAAAGAAGTAGGGAATTGGATGCGGCTTAATGGACAAGGAGTATATGCAAGTCATGCTTGGGTAATTCCTGCTGAAGGCGAAATGGTTAATGGAAAGCTTAAAATGCTCCCTGGAGGAGCACTGAAAAGCAAACACGCTACATTTAAGTTTGATGCTCAGGATATTCGATTCACAATTGGAAAAAACAATAAATTATATGCATTTTGTATGAGTGTTCCAGCTCCAAATACCCAAATAAAAATTAAATCTCTTGGTACAGATGCAGAACATTATGGGAAAAAGGTGAGAATGGTTAAGCTGTTAGGCTATGATGGTAATTTAAAATGGAAAGAAGCGGCTGATGGGTTATTAATAACTTGCCCTAAAAATATGCCATTTGCTACAGCTATAGTATTCGAAATAGAGTAA
- a CDS encoding CvfB family protein — protein sequence MIEIGKYNTLTILRDTKVGLFLGNPEKDPEGKHDILLPNKYVPNEFEIGEELIVFAYLDHEQRPVATTLEPYIFLNEFALLRVNYINQIGAFMDWGMEKDILVPFKEQARPMEKGKRYLVYLFLDEKTNRLVASSKLNQFLKNDHLTVEKGEEVDLIVSHITELGINVIINEKHKGLLYKDEVYDDSIRTGDRMRGYIKNIRPDNKIDVALQIQGYQSIEPNAEKILDELRASRGFLRLTDNSHPEDIKTVLKMSKKTFKKAIGALYKEKLIEIKEDGIYLVKE from the coding sequence ATGATTGAAATAGGAAAATACAATACACTTACCATATTACGTGATACCAAGGTTGGTCTGTTTTTAGGGAACCCAGAAAAAGACCCGGAAGGAAAACACGATATACTTTTGCCAAATAAATATGTACCCAATGAATTTGAAATAGGAGAAGAACTTATTGTTTTTGCCTATCTGGATCATGAACAGCGTCCAGTCGCTACCACTTTGGAACCTTATATTTTTCTGAATGAGTTTGCTCTTTTAAGAGTGAATTATATCAACCAGATTGGGGCTTTTATGGATTGGGGAATGGAGAAAGATATTCTCGTTCCTTTCAAAGAGCAGGCCCGTCCTATGGAAAAAGGAAAACGTTATCTGGTGTATTTGTTTTTGGATGAAAAAACAAACCGTTTGGTAGCCTCAAGCAAGTTAAACCAGTTTTTAAAGAACGATCATCTGACTGTTGAAAAAGGTGAAGAGGTTGATCTAATTGTGTCGCATATTACAGAATTAGGAATCAATGTTATTATCAACGAAAAACACAAAGGTCTGCTGTATAAAGATGAGGTTTATGATGATTCGATACGTACAGGTGACCGTATGCGCGGGTATATAAAAAATATCAGACCTGATAATAAGATTGATGTAGCTTTACAGATTCAAGGCTATCAAAGCATAGAACCTAATGCAGAAAAAATTCTGGATGAATTGAGAGCCAGCAGAGGTTTTTTGCGATTAACTGATAATTCGCATCCCGAAGACATTAAAACGGTGCTAAAAATGAGTAAAAAGACCTTTAAAAAGGCAATTGGAGCTTTATACAAAGAAAAACTTATCGAGATAAAGGAAGACGGAATTTATCTGGTAAAGGAATAA
- a CDS encoding DUF3943 domain-containing protein: MNPFKTALSTILLLLLQNIIFAQGAKEIQISQNQLPKFITPNSIAYSDAQIGKKYNYDMLTLGDSTAILKNGSAYPPDHKDYKRLGITTGMYAGTAVIAFGILWAMPESASNWDKEEIKEKGILWKWKENVKAGPVWDEDDWVLNYITHPYSGGVYYMTARSSGFTIFESFLYSAFMSTCFWEYGIEAFAEIPSKQDLIVTPVLGSVVGEGFFYAKKSILRNDHRILKSKFLGYTSLVLMDPFNTILDGFGYKEKVKTQMNVAPIGFDRGGNKAIWGLNFNMQF, encoded by the coding sequence ATGAATCCATTCAAAACCGCTTTATCCACCATTTTACTTTTACTTTTACAAAACATTATTTTTGCCCAGGGAGCTAAAGAAATACAGATAAGTCAAAATCAGCTGCCTAAATTCATTACTCCAAATTCCATCGCCTATTCAGATGCTCAAATAGGAAAAAAATACAATTATGATATGCTTACGCTGGGAGACAGTACTGCAATTCTAAAAAACGGAAGTGCTTATCCGCCAGACCACAAAGATTATAAACGATTAGGGATAACAACTGGAATGTATGCAGGAACTGCTGTCATTGCTTTTGGAATACTATGGGCTATGCCGGAAAGCGCCAGTAATTGGGACAAAGAAGAAATTAAAGAAAAAGGGATTTTATGGAAATGGAAAGAAAATGTAAAAGCAGGACCTGTTTGGGATGAAGATGACTGGGTTCTTAACTACATAACGCATCCCTATTCCGGAGGTGTATACTATATGACAGCGAGAAGCAGCGGTTTTACTATTTTTGAATCCTTTCTGTATTCAGCATTTATGTCTACCTGTTTCTGGGAATATGGAATCGAAGCTTTTGCTGAAATCCCATCCAAACAAGACCTTATCGTAACACCAGTATTAGGATCTGTAGTAGGTGAAGGTTTCTTTTATGCAAAAAAAAGTATTCTAAGAAACGATCACCGAATTTTAAAATCAAAATTTTTAGGATACACTTCTCTGGTTTTGATGGACCCGTTTAATACCATACTTGACGGTTTTGGATATAAGGAAAAAGTAAAAACACAGATGAATGTAGCTCCGATAGGTTTTGATAGAGGAGGTAATAAAGCTATTTGGGGACTAAATTTCAACATGCAGTTTTAA
- a CDS encoding LacI family DNA-binding transcriptional regulator, whose product MEENKHVTIYDIAERLNLATSTISRALKDHHTISDKTIKKVKKTAEEMGFVPNTLAAGLRGNNTKTIGVLIPTVTQPFLSSLISGIEITAQKSDYTVIIMQSHDSYLEEVNMAKSLYSNRVSGVICSLAMETKDTSHFQQFTNNKIPLVFVDRVPKDYNTFRVVIDNYSAGYKATKHLIEQGCVRIAHLTAGSELGNLYSERKRGYIEALRDHNLPVDEDLIINLKSVTYKEGVKASNKLFDLDPIPDGLFAPGDIIAVSAVQTAKKRGLKVPEDIAVIGFNNDPISQIIDPNISTITHPAEKMGKSAAEIIITSLNSVKKDDAKEITFLNTEVLVRESSNRNL is encoded by the coding sequence ATGGAAGAAAATAAACATGTAACAATCTATGATATAGCTGAAAGACTAAATTTAGCTACGTCTACTATTTCCAGAGCATTAAAAGATCATCATACTATTAGTGATAAAACCATCAAAAAGGTTAAAAAAACTGCCGAAGAAATGGGATTTGTACCCAATACTCTGGCGGCTGGTCTTCGCGGTAATAATACTAAGACAATAGGAGTGTTAATACCTACTGTTACACAGCCCTTTTTGTCCTCTTTAATCAGCGGTATAGAAATTACAGCTCAGAAATCGGATTATACGGTTATTATCATGCAGTCACATGACTCTTATCTTGAAGAAGTGAATATGGCTAAGTCCTTATATAGTAATAGGGTAAGCGGCGTAATTTGTTCATTGGCAATGGAGACTAAAGATACTTCACACTTTCAGCAGTTTACTAATAATAAAATTCCGCTTGTTTTTGTTGACAGGGTTCCTAAGGATTACAATACTTTTAGAGTAGTCATCGATAATTATTCGGCGGGATATAAAGCCACCAAGCATCTTATTGAGCAAGGCTGTGTGCGTATTGCGCATTTAACAGCCGGATCTGAATTAGGTAACCTATACAGTGAAAGAAAAAGAGGCTATATTGAAGCCTTAAGAGATCATAATCTTCCAGTAGATGAAGACCTGATCATTAATTTAAAATCGGTTACTTATAAAGAAGGGGTAAAGGCAAGCAATAAATTATTTGATTTAGACCCAATTCCTGATGGTCTTTTTGCACCTGGAGATATAATTGCTGTAAGTGCTGTGCAGACAGCCAAAAAAAGAGGTTTAAAAGTTCCTGAAGACATTGCTGTTATTGGGTTTAATAATGACCCTATTTCTCAGATAATCGACCCAAATATATCTACAATTACGCATCCTGCTGAAAAGATGGGAAAAAGTGCAGCCGAAATTATAATTACCAGTCTTAATTCTGTAAAAAAGGATGATGCTAAAGAGATTACATTCCTTAATACCGAGGTTCTTGTGCGCGAATCGTCCAATAGAAATCTGTAA
- a CDS encoding alpha-glucuronidase family glycosyl hydrolase: MKHKKRSFLRMIVLIFGISWCASAQKDYKLWLQYNTVTDLNLKTEYLSNVQGITVLGKSETMSIAAKELQSALNAMLGKKINAGEKLEGNNNIIIGSKASLKPEILKIIESDFNRINDEGYIIKSISINNKKQIIISGKKEIGVLYGVFNFLRLIQTNKSIEKLNIADSPATNIRILNHWDNLDRTVERGYAGFSLWNWQKLPDFIDQRYIDYARANASIGINGTVLTNVNANALILTPQYLEKVEALANVFRPYGIKVYLTARFSAPIEIGGLKTADPKDAEVINWWKAKAKEIYAGIPDFGGFLVKANSEGQPGPQNYGRDHVDGANMLADAVAPFGGVVMWRAFVYSEHDVNDRAKQAFAEFQPYDGKFRENVIVQVKNGAIDFQPREPFHPLFGAMPKTPLMMEFQITQEYLGFSTHLVFLPKLFQEVLESDTYQKGKGSTVAKIIDGSLCQNKITGIAGVANIGNDLNWTGHPFAQANWYGFGRLAWNPYLDSETIADEWLRCTFSNDEKFIRPVKNMMITSREAVVNYMTPLGLHHIMDTGHHYGPGPWVGNLSRPEWNPVYYHKADKNGIGFDRSQNGTNAVSQYAPEAAAIFDNIKTCPQEYLLWFHHVSWDYKLKDGNSLWDGMALKYQQGINQVKEMQETWNTAEKYVDSERFKEVQMLLNIQYKEAKWWRDACLLYFQQYSGKELPKGVEKPVQTLEYFQSLKFPFAPGN, translated from the coding sequence ATGAAACATAAAAAAAGAAGCTTTTTGAGAATGATTGTTCTAATATTTGGAATATCATGGTGCGCATCTGCTCAAAAGGATTACAAATTATGGCTTCAATATAATACAGTAACTGATCTGAATTTAAAAACGGAATATTTATCAAATGTTCAGGGAATTACTGTCTTAGGAAAATCCGAAACAATGAGTATTGCAGCAAAGGAACTGCAGTCGGCATTGAATGCTATGCTTGGAAAAAAAATCAATGCTGGTGAAAAATTAGAAGGGAATAACAATATTATAATAGGTTCAAAAGCTTCTTTAAAACCTGAAATCCTGAAAATAATAGAATCTGATTTTAATCGAATAAATGACGAGGGCTATATTATAAAATCTATTAGCATTAATAATAAAAAACAGATTATTATAAGCGGTAAAAAGGAGATTGGTGTTTTGTATGGTGTTTTTAATTTTTTGAGATTGATTCAGACTAATAAAAGCATTGAAAAACTGAATATTGCAGATTCACCTGCAACGAATATCCGCATATTAAATCACTGGGATAATTTAGACCGGACAGTAGAACGCGGTTATGCTGGATTCTCTTTATGGAATTGGCAGAAATTACCAGATTTTATAGATCAGCGCTATATTGATTATGCCCGTGCCAATGCTTCGATAGGAATTAATGGAACAGTTCTGACGAATGTAAATGCAAATGCTTTAATTCTGACACCTCAATATTTAGAAAAGGTTGAAGCTCTTGCCAATGTTTTCAGGCCTTATGGGATAAAAGTGTATTTAACGGCCCGTTTTTCAGCACCAATAGAAATTGGAGGTTTAAAAACTGCAGATCCAAAAGATGCTGAAGTAATAAATTGGTGGAAAGCAAAAGCCAAAGAAATATATGCTGGAATTCCAGATTTTGGAGGATTTCTTGTAAAAGCAAATTCAGAAGGTCAGCCTGGACCGCAGAATTACGGCAGAGATCACGTTGACGGAGCCAATATGCTTGCAGATGCTGTAGCTCCTTTTGGAGGAGTCGTGATGTGGAGAGCATTTGTATATTCTGAGCATGATGTGAATGACCGCGCGAAGCAGGCTTTCGCCGAATTTCAGCCTTACGACGGAAAATTCAGAGAGAATGTTATTGTTCAGGTAAAAAATGGAGCAATCGATTTTCAGCCGAGAGAACCTTTTCATCCATTATTTGGCGCTATGCCAAAAACACCTTTAATGATGGAATTCCAGATAACACAGGAATATTTAGGATTTAGTACCCATTTAGTGTTTCTGCCTAAATTATTTCAGGAAGTTTTAGAATCGGATACGTATCAAAAAGGCAAAGGTTCTACAGTTGCAAAAATAATTGATGGTTCTTTGTGTCAAAATAAAATTACAGGTATTGCTGGCGTTGCTAATATAGGAAATGATTTGAATTGGACTGGGCACCCTTTTGCGCAGGCAAATTGGTACGGTTTCGGAAGATTGGCTTGGAATCCCTATTTAGATTCAGAAACAATTGCTGATGAATGGCTGAGATGTACTTTTTCAAATGATGAAAAATTTATTCGTCCAGTAAAAAATATGATGATAACATCCCGCGAAGCAGTAGTTAATTATATGACACCATTGGGTCTTCATCATATTATGGATACTGGTCATCACTATGGACCAGGACCGTGGGTTGGTAATTTGTCAAGACCGGAATGGAATCCTGTTTATTATCACAAAGCAGATAAAAACGGTATAGGTTTCGACAGATCCCAAAACGGTACCAATGCTGTTTCACAGTATGCACCAGAAGCAGCAGCCATTTTTGATAATATCAAAACTTGTCCGCAAGAGTATTTACTTTGGTTTCATCACGTTTCCTGGGATTATAAGCTAAAAGACGGTAACAGTCTATGGGATGGAATGGCTTTAAAATATCAGCAGGGTATAAACCAAGTGAAAGAAATGCAGGAGACTTGGAATACAGCCGAAAAATATGTTGACAGCGAACGGTTTAAGGAAGTGCAGATGTTATTGAATATTCAATATAAAGAAGCAAAATGGTGGAGGGATGCCTGCCTCTTATATTTTCAGCAGTATTCAGGCAAAGAACTGCCGAAAGGAGTTGAAAAACCAGTGCAGACTTTAGAATATTTTCAATCATTGAAATTTCCTTTTGCACCTGGAAATTAA
- a CDS encoding endo-1,4-beta-xylanase: MKLINNSILLGVLFISGICNSQNTKTAQASLKNSFKGDFYIGTALNVSQIEEKDAKADALIRKEFNAITAENIMKSMFVHPSKDKYDFAMTEKFVAYGEKNKMFIHGHTLIWHSQLARWMSEIKDSTEMKAFMKDHITTIVSKFKGRINSWDVVNEALNEDGTYRKSVFLNTLGESYLADAFKLATQADPKVDLYYNDYNICEPKKREGAIRLIKYIKANGGKIDGVGIQGHWRLDSPSLEEIEKSILAYSELGVKVAFTELDITVLPNPWDLQGADVNQSFQGSAKMNPYPKTLPDSIQTKLAERYASIFKLFLKHKDKISRVTFWGVHDGQSWLNDWPIKGRTNYPLLFDTNLKPKKAYNSVMQLKELENNKIGKKKVFKN; this comes from the coding sequence ATGAAATTAATAAATAACAGTATACTGCTTGGGGTTCTTTTCATATCAGGCATCTGTAATTCACAAAACACAAAAACGGCTCAGGCTTCTTTAAAAAACAGTTTTAAAGGTGACTTTTACATTGGAACTGCTTTGAATGTCAGCCAGATTGAAGAAAAAGATGCTAAGGCTGACGCTTTAATCCGAAAAGAATTTAATGCAATTACTGCCGAGAATATAATGAAGTCGATGTTTGTTCATCCTTCAAAAGATAAGTATGATTTTGCAATGACCGAGAAGTTTGTAGCTTACGGAGAAAAGAATAAAATGTTTATTCATGGACATACTTTGATCTGGCACAGCCAATTAGCCCGATGGATGTCTGAAATTAAAGACAGTACCGAAATGAAAGCATTTATGAAAGATCATATTACAACTATTGTTTCCAAGTTTAAAGGGCGTATTAATTCTTGGGATGTTGTTAATGAAGCATTGAATGAAGACGGTACTTATAGAAAATCAGTTTTTCTTAATACTCTTGGTGAAAGTTATTTAGCAGATGCTTTTAAACTTGCGACACAAGCAGACCCTAAAGTTGACTTGTATTATAATGATTATAATATCTGTGAGCCAAAAAAGAGAGAAGGCGCAATCAGATTGATTAAATATATAAAAGCGAATGGCGGAAAAATTGATGGTGTTGGTATTCAAGGACACTGGAGATTAGATAGCCCGTCCTTAGAAGAAATTGAAAAAAGTATTTTGGCTTATTCTGAATTGGGTGTTAAAGTTGCCTTTACTGAACTGGATATTACGGTACTGCCTAATCCTTGGGATTTACAAGGAGCAGATGTAAATCAGAGTTTTCAGGGAAGTGCAAAAATGAATCCTTATCCAAAAACACTGCCTGATTCTATCCAGACTAAATTAGCAGAACGTTATGCTTCAATTTTTAAATTATTTCTTAAACATAAAGATAAAATCAGCCGTGTGACATTCTGGGGAGTTCATGATGGACAGTCTTGGTTAAATGACTGGCCAATAAAAGGAAGAACAAATTATCCATTATTGTTTGATACTAATTTGAAACCCAAAAAAGCCTACAATAGTGTTATGCAGTTAAAAGAATTGGAAAATAATAAAATTGGCAAGAAAAAAGTTTTTAAAAATTAA
- a CDS encoding MFS transporter, producing MSTISQKLSVKEKIGYSLGDLAANLVFQTLMTYLAYFYTDIYGLSPTHSSIIMLTVGLIAAFGFNPIIGVLADRTSTKWGKFRPWILITALPLGCVALAAFTTPDFSYSGKVVYAVATYTLLLLFYAGNNLPYSALSGVITGDMSDRNSLSSYRFVAVMFAQFFVQVFMLGIIKSAGGGDKAVGIEKVMTVLAVIGTIMLFITFLTTKERIIPKPEQKSSVKEDLADLVKNRPWVIMLTLTTLVFITLALKGGSYVYYFENYVDKQQLALFIQPILDTLTSAGLNYFGNDPVAAGFGLFNAGGIIFMIIGITLSKGLADKYGKRNIFGIFLFISTVFVLAFYFFPADSISLIFLSQILHGFFYGITIPILWAMIADVADYSEWLNNRRATAIIFSAMMVGLKAGLSIGGSLTTLFLGYFQYIPNSPAQSEVTINGIKLLVSVFPAVPFLIGCGLLFFYKIDKKMETQIESDLKKRRN from the coding sequence ATGAGTACTATTTCTCAAAAATTATCCGTAAAGGAAAAAATCGGATACAGTTTAGGCGACTTAGCAGCCAATTTAGTTTTTCAGACCCTGATGACGTATCTGGCTTATTTCTATACCGATATCTACGGATTGTCTCCCACACATTCATCAATAATTATGCTGACAGTTGGCTTGATTGCCGCTTTTGGTTTTAATCCTATTATAGGTGTTCTGGCAGACAGAACCAGTACCAAATGGGGCAAGTTCCGTCCCTGGATCCTGATCACGGCATTACCGCTGGGCTGTGTTGCTCTGGCGGCTTTTACCACCCCCGATTTTTCATACAGCGGCAAAGTAGTTTATGCCGTTGCCACTTATACCTTACTGCTTCTTTTTTATGCAGGGAACAACCTGCCGTATTCTGCCCTGAGCGGGGTGATTACGGGCGATATGTCCGACAGGAACAGCCTGTCTTCGTACCGTTTTGTTGCAGTGATGTTTGCACAGTTTTTTGTTCAGGTTTTCATGCTTGGGATCATCAAGAGTGCCGGAGGGGGCGACAAGGCAGTAGGAATTGAAAAAGTGATGACGGTACTGGCTGTCATCGGCACCATTATGCTTTTTATCACCTTTCTGACCACCAAGGAACGCATCATTCCAAAACCGGAGCAGAAGTCAAGCGTGAAGGAAGATCTAGCCGACCTTGTAAAAAACAGGCCGTGGGTAATCATGCTGACGCTGACAACTTTAGTATTTATCACTCTGGCCCTAAAAGGCGGTTCGTATGTGTATTATTTTGAAAATTATGTAGATAAACAGCAGCTGGCACTTTTTATCCAGCCGATATTGGATACGCTGACCAGTGCCGGATTAAACTATTTTGGTAATGACCCTGTTGCAGCAGGATTCGGACTGTTCAATGCCGGAGGAATTATTTTTATGATAATAGGAATCACTTTATCAAAAGGCTTGGCTGATAAATACGGAAAGAGAAATATCTTCGGAATATTTCTGTTTATTTCGACAGTCTTCGTTCTGGCTTTTTATTTCTTTCCAGCCGACAGTATTTCCCTTATTTTTCTTTCGCAGATTCTGCACGGGTTTTTCTACGGAATCACCATTCCGATTCTCTGGGCAATGATCGCTGATGTAGCCGATTACTCGGAATGGCTCAATAACCGCCGTGCGACAGCCATTATATTTTCAGCAATGATGGTCGGACTGAAAGCCGGACTAAGCATAGGAGGATCTTTAACGACTTTATTTTTAGGATATTTTCAGTATATACCTAATTCACCGGCACAGTCTGAGGTAACGATAAACGGCATTAAATTATTAGTGAGTGTTTTTCCGGCAGTTCCGTTTTTGATAGGATGCGGTCTGCTGTTTTTCTATAAGATAGATAAAAAAATGGAGACTCAGATAGAGAGCGACCTAAAAAAAAGAAGAAATTAA
- a CDS encoding glycoside hydrolase family 43 protein: protein MPEDSIEQINFEQINKTAISQPLVSHMYTADPSAHVFNGKIYIYPSHDIDAGIPFNDNGDHFGMEDYHVFSMESITSDTVDNGVALHVDDVAWAEKQMWAPDAAHKNGKYYLYFPAKRANGIFQIGVAVSDSPAGPFTAEKEAIKGSYSIDPAVFEDQDGAHYIYFGGIWGGQLQKYRNNQYAENNEEPTEKEQALGPIAARLTDDMLEFAEEPREIQILDENRELLLAGDNDRRFFEASWVHKYNGKYYFSYSTGDTHFICYAIGDSPYGPFVYQGRILNPVVGWTTHHSICRVENDWYLFYHDSSLSKGVTHLRSMKVAKIDYLADGSIAVIDPYDREG, encoded by the coding sequence ATGCCAGAAGATAGTATTGAACAAATTAATTTTGAGCAGATTAACAAAACAGCCATTTCACAGCCTTTGGTGTCACATATGTATACCGCTGATCCTTCGGCGCATGTATTTAACGGCAAAATCTATATTTATCCATCGCATGATATTGATGCGGGAATTCCGTTTAATGACAACGGGGATCATTTTGGGATGGAGGATTACCATGTTTTTTCGATGGAAAGCATAACGTCCGACACGGTAGATAACGGAGTTGCCCTGCATGTGGATGATGTTGCCTGGGCCGAAAAGCAGATGTGGGCTCCAGATGCTGCGCACAAAAACGGAAAGTATTATCTGTATTTCCCGGCCAAGCGCGCCAATGGTATTTTTCAGATTGGAGTTGCTGTGAGTGATTCACCCGCAGGGCCTTTTACAGCCGAAAAAGAAGCCATTAAAGGAAGCTACAGCATTGACCCGGCAGTTTTTGAAGATCAAGACGGTGCACATTATATCTATTTTGGAGGTATCTGGGGCGGTCAGCTTCAGAAATACCGAAACAATCAATATGCAGAAAACAACGAAGAACCGACAGAAAAAGAACAGGCATTGGGCCCTATAGCGGCAAGACTTACTGACGACATGCTGGAGTTTGCCGAAGAGCCGAGAGAAATCCAGATTCTGGACGAGAACCGAGAGCTTCTGCTGGCCGGTGACAATGACCGCCGTTTCTTTGAAGCTTCATGGGTTCATAAATACAATGGGAAATATTATTTTTCCTATTCCACAGGCGATACGCATTTTATCTGTTATGCAATAGGAGACAGCCCATACGGACCGTTTGTGTATCAGGGACGCATCCTGAATCCGGTTGTGGGCTGGACTACGCACCATTCAATATGCAGGGTTGAGAATGACTGGTATCTGTTTTACCATGATTCGAGTCTTTCCAAGGGTGTTACTCATCTGCGGAGCATGAAAGTGGCTAAAATTGACTATCTGGCTGACGGATCGATTGCTGTGATAGACCCTTATGATAGAGAAGGTTAA